TTGGCTGTAGAAAACCTGTATGCCGAACAATTTGGTCAGGGCGCCGGAAATTTGATTTTCCTTTTGGTGTACCTTGCAATCCTTGCATTGTCCTGTTTACCCACCTATTTAAAATTCAAGAACAACCCGTCTTATGCATCTATTGGTGCTTCCGGTGCTATCTCGGGCATCCTTTTTATTTACATCTACCATTTCCCCCTAAATCTCCTTTATTTTTATGGAATCATTCCCATTCCTGCTTTATTAATGGGAGTTTTATACTTGATTTACTCCTGGTGGGCTGCAAGAAATACAAGCGATGGAATTGATCATGAAGCCCATTACTACGGAGCTTTGCTGGGTCTTCTTGCAGCATTGGTTTTGGACTTCTTCCCAACTTGATTTATTTTTTCGGAACAATTGACTTTTACGGTACATACATTTAATAATTAATTAATATTGCATTGTTTTACGGCGGATTGTGAAAAACTACCTTTGCGCCCAAAGACCAGACCCTGTTGGAATTGAATGGATTGCAGAATTTCATCTAATTCCATATTTATATATCGACCATTGGTTTTTTATTGGTATTTAATTTTAATATTTTGGCAACTTCCAAATTTATGAAATCATTTTATGTAATTCCTTTATTGATTCTATTTGCCATCGCATGTGGTGGCACAAAGCAGAAGGCGGATCTGGCTCTCAATTTGAAAGGCAGCGATACGGTCTTGCCCCTTGCACAAAAGACCACGGAGGGTTTTCTCAAAGCAAATCCTGAGCTATCAGTTGCAGTAGTTGGAGGAGGCAGCGGCACCGGCATTACGGCTTTGATGGATGGCAATACTGACATAGCCATGTCCTCCAGAGATCTTAAAATAGAAGAAAAAATTAAATTAAAAGAGAAGGGTTTGGATGTGCAGGTAGTCACGATAGGCATTGATGCTTTGGCGGTTGTGGTCCATCCGAGCAACAGCGTTTCCAAACTCACCAGAGAACAAATCGAAGGAATTTTTACAGGAGCTATTACAAATTGGTCTGAGGTAGGGGGTGAAAATATGGAGATCGTGTGTTATTCCAGGGAGAATAGTTCAGGTACGTATGAATTCTTTAAAGAACATGTTCTCAACAAAAAAAATTATGGCAATACAGTTCTCAATATGCCGGCAACAGGCGCCATTGTGCAATCCATTGGTCAAACCAAAGGTGCCATTGGATACATTGGTTTGGCTTATATAACTCCTGAAGTTAAAACCATTGACGTGTCTTACGATGGCGGCCAAAACTACTATGCGCCCAATTTTGACAATGCGATGAATAAAACTTATCCCATTTCTAGGCCTTTGTATTACATCTTTGACCAGAAAATAGAGACAAAAATTAAACCTTATCTGGATTATTGTCTGTCTGCTGAAGGGCAGCAGCTTGTAAAAGATGTAGGTTACTTACCCGTACAATAAGAGTGTGGTCAACCACTTCATTGCATGCAGCGAACTTTAGAAAAAGGCGTAGAAATTTTAATCAAAACCTGTGGATATTTTACCTCAGTAGTAGTTATTCTGATTGTAATTTTCTTATTCAAGGAAGGTATTTCCTTCATAGGATCCTCACCGGTGGAAGAGGGTTTTTCCATCATTGTATCCAAATCAAATTCTCTCCAAAGCATAACAAGTCAACAGGCAAAAAATATTTTTGATGGGAAGATTACCAACTGGTCGGAACTAGGAGGAGATGCCTCTGACATCAAGTTGTTTTCACTGGAAGATCTGAGCAAAATATTTTCTGAGGAAGAATTGGGAAATGATTTTGAAAATTCTGACAAGTGCATTGAAAAGCTTTTGGACAGTATTCCTGGTGCCATGGTGGCGATGTTGGATGCTGCTTTGCCGGACAAACACGCTCTGAATGTATTGCCTCTCGATAAAATCACACTTTACAAATTTTTGGCAGATACAGAATGGTTTCCAACGGCAAAACCAGTCGGTGTTTTTGGTGCGTTGCC
This window of the Saprospiraceae bacterium genome carries:
- a CDS encoding rhomboid family intramembrane serine protease; amino-acid sequence: MTEPIFLVTYLLLILMVLISVLAFNNHLWIEKLRHYPWQEARDHSWYRWIGCGFVHGNYLHLFLNAFVLYQFGLAVENLYAEQFGQGAGNLIFLLVYLAILALSCLPTYLKFKNNPSYASIGASGAISGILFIYIYHFPLNLLYFYGIIPIPALLMGVLYLIYSWWAARNTSDGIDHEAHYYGALLGLLAALVLDFFPT
- a CDS encoding phosphate ABC transporter substrate-binding protein, with translation MKSFYVIPLLILFAIACGGTKQKADLALNLKGSDTVLPLAQKTTEGFLKANPELSVAVVGGGSGTGITALMDGNTDIAMSSRDLKIEEKIKLKEKGLDVQVVTIGIDALAVVVHPSNSVSKLTREQIEGIFTGAITNWSEVGGENMEIVCYSRENSSGTYEFFKEHVLNKKNYGNTVLNMPATGAIVQSIGQTKGAIGYIGLAYITPEVKTIDVSYDGGQNYYAPNFDNAMNKTYPISRPLYYIFDQKIETKIKPYLDYCLSAEGQQLVKDVGYLPVQ